From the genome of Halostella limicola, one region includes:
- a CDS encoding ABC transporter ATP-binding protein, giving the protein MKTPARSISDSRESANNGAIAIQTTGLTKRYGKDVLAVDDLDLTVYEGEIFGFLGPNGAGKSTTIDVIMDYVRPSAGSATVLGYNAQTETREIHDRVGILPDGYGLYDRLTGRKHLEYAIALKQSNDTVDDLLDRVGLDAAAADRVVGGYSKGMMQRLALAIALVGDPELLILDEPSSGLDPNGVRLVREIARTHADRGKTVFFSSHILSQVEAVCDRVAILNRGRLVAIDSIDGLRDTLGTGSTVTLSVDAIPDSLTLGELAGVSDVAVDGRTIRVSVDEATAKVNVIDRIRDDGAAILDVTIEESSLEDLFSAYTGDAPPKVDTSEVER; this is encoded by the coding sequence ATGAAAACTCCTGCTCGTTCGATATCTGATTCGAGAGAATCGGCCAATAACGGGGCGATTGCCATCCAGACCACAGGACTGACAAAACGATATGGGAAGGACGTTCTCGCTGTTGACGATCTCGATCTAACAGTCTACGAAGGCGAGATATTCGGGTTTCTCGGGCCGAATGGCGCCGGCAAATCAACGACGATCGATGTGATTATGGACTACGTCCGTCCGTCGGCAGGAAGCGCAACTGTCCTCGGATACAACGCGCAGACTGAGACGCGAGAAATCCACGATCGAGTCGGCATTCTTCCGGATGGATATGGACTCTACGACCGCCTCACCGGTCGTAAACACCTGGAGTACGCAATCGCGTTGAAGCAATCCAACGACACTGTCGACGACCTCCTCGATCGAGTCGGCCTCGATGCTGCAGCTGCTGACCGAGTCGTCGGTGGCTATTCGAAAGGGATGATGCAGCGATTGGCTCTCGCGATTGCCCTCGTCGGCGATCCCGAATTGTTGATTCTCGACGAGCCGTCCTCGGGGCTCGATCCCAATGGCGTTCGCCTCGTGCGTGAGATTGCTCGAACCCACGCTGACCGGGGGAAGACCGTCTTCTTCTCTAGCCATATTCTCAGTCAGGTCGAAGCGGTCTGTGATCGCGTCGCGATACTCAATCGTGGCCGACTCGTCGCCATCGATTCCATAGACGGGCTTCGCGACACACTCGGAACCGGATCGACGGTAACGCTCTCAGTCGATGCCATCCCAGACTCACTGACTCTCGGGGAGCTAGCCGGAGTCTCCGATGTCGCAGTCGATGGCCGAACGATTCGCGTAAGCGTTGATGAGGCCACAGCGAAAGTTAACGTGATCGACCGCATACGCGATGATGGCGCTGCAATTCTCGACGTGACGATCGAGGAGTCGTCGTTGGAAGATCTGTTCAGCGCCTACACTGGCGATGCACCCCCAAAGGTCGATACTTCGGAGGTGGAGCGATGA